In one window of Pseudodesulfovibrio sediminis DNA:
- the xylB gene encoding xylulokinase, with protein sequence MSQLYIGIDSGTQGTKAVVLDSDSGEILAEAYATHALLEDSTGLREQDPAWWIAACEQVLGEVTSKVDAASIRGIGVSGQQHGFVPLDVDGNVIRPAKLWCDTATTEQCASITEKMGGPEAVVNAIGNSVAAGFTASKVVWLKDNEPENYERLATILLPHDYINFWLTGERKTECGDASGTAYFDVAKRGWSEEVLAAMDPSGKLAECLPELIESDQPIEVVQPELARKFGLAADVLVSSGGGDNMIAAIGTGNVAPGVVTASLGTSGTIYAHADKPVIDPKGELAAFCSSAGGWLPLICTMNVTVATELTKAVLGKDTVELNALAEKAGVGAGGVMLLPYFNGERTPALPGATASLHGLTPGNYTPENLCRAAMEGATFGLKYGLDVLKRLGVNPTEIRLVGGGAKSKLWRQIVADVFGCPVVRPVVEEAGALGAAIQAVWCVQRAGGADVALADLTAQYVTMDASAGAMPVAEHVEKYADLYEKYLALDAAMRTLNA encoded by the coding sequence ATGAGCCAGCTTTATATCGGTATCGATTCGGGGACGCAGGGGACCAAAGCGGTTGTGCTGGACAGTGATTCCGGCGAGATATTGGCCGAAGCCTATGCCACGCATGCGTTGCTGGAAGACAGTACCGGGTTGCGTGAGCAGGACCCGGCGTGGTGGATTGCGGCCTGTGAGCAGGTGCTTGGTGAAGTCACGTCAAAGGTGGATGCGGCCAGCATCAGAGGCATAGGCGTGTCCGGCCAGCAGCATGGGTTCGTGCCGCTGGACGTGGATGGCAACGTCATTCGTCCGGCAAAACTGTGGTGTGACACGGCCACCACTGAACAATGTGCGTCCATCACCGAAAAAATGGGTGGGCCCGAAGCCGTGGTCAACGCCATCGGCAACTCGGTGGCTGCCGGGTTCACGGCGTCCAAGGTCGTCTGGCTCAAAGACAATGAGCCTGAGAATTACGAACGGTTGGCCACCATTCTGCTGCCCCATGACTATATCAATTTCTGGCTCACTGGAGAACGCAAGACTGAGTGCGGCGACGCTTCAGGGACTGCCTACTTCGACGTGGCAAAGCGGGGCTGGAGTGAGGAAGTTCTCGCGGCCATGGACCCTTCCGGCAAGCTGGCCGAATGTCTGCCTGAACTCATTGAATCGGACCAGCCCATCGAGGTGGTCCAGCCGGAACTGGCTAGAAAATTCGGACTGGCCGCAGACGTGCTCGTATCGTCCGGTGGCGGCGACAATATGATCGCGGCCATTGGTACGGGCAACGTGGCTCCCGGCGTGGTCACCGCTTCGCTCGGCACATCCGGTACCATTTATGCCCATGCAGACAAGCCTGTCATCGACCCCAAGGGCGAGCTGGCTGCGTTCTGTTCATCCGCTGGCGGTTGGCTGCCGTTGATCTGCACAATGAACGTGACCGTGGCCACGGAGCTGACCAAAGCGGTACTGGGAAAAGATACTGTTGAACTGAACGCTTTGGCCGAAAAAGCCGGAGTGGGCGCGGGCGGTGTCATGTTGCTGCCTTATTTCAATGGCGAGCGGACCCCGGCGCTGCCCGGTGCCACAGCCTCGTTGCACGGCTTGACTCCCGGCAACTATACTCCGGAGAATTTGTGCCGGGCCGCCATGGAAGGGGCCACCTTCGGTCTCAAATACGGTCTGGATGTACTCAAGCGGCTCGGTGTCAATCCCACTGAAATCCGTCTTGTTGGCGGTGGAGCCAAGTCGAAGCTCTGGCGGCAGATCGTGGCCGACGTGTTCGGTTGTCCGGTCGTCCGGCCTGTGGTCGAAGAAGCGGGGGCCCTCGGAGCCGCCATTCAGGCTGTCTGGTGTGTGCAACGGGCAGGGGGCGCTGACGTCGCTCTGGCGGATCTCACGGCGCAGTATGTGACCATGGACGCGTCTGCTGGGGCCATGCCTGTTGCTGAACATGTCGAAAAATATGCTGATTTGTATGAAAAATATCTGGCGCTGGATGCTGCCATGCGTACTCTGAACGCATAA
- a CDS encoding peroxiredoxin → MNRLIIFSILSLVLFAAVAVAGGKPGFEPVPAPHLAPNDSVLKVNVGDTAPDFALPSVKGEIVRLSDFKGRKNVVISFVPAAWTPVCSDQWPGYNLALEMIKAQDAELIGISVDNLPSQISWINAMGGLDFTVLSDFWPHGATASQFGVLRHDGMAERALFVIDKQGVIRFIDVHDINKRPDLGALIGALEKVNQ, encoded by the coding sequence ATGAATCGATTGATTATATTTAGTATATTGTCCCTTGTGCTGTTTGCCGCTGTGGCTGTTGCCGGCGGTAAACCGGGTTTTGAACCAGTACCCGCCCCGCATCTTGCTCCCAATGATTCTGTGCTCAAGGTGAATGTGGGGGATACGGCTCCGGATTTTGCGCTGCCTTCCGTAAAGGGAGAGATTGTCCGTCTGAGTGATTTCAAGGGTAGGAAAAACGTCGTGATTTCCTTTGTCCCTGCGGCCTGGACACCGGTCTGTTCCGATCAGTGGCCCGGCTACAATCTTGCATTGGAGATGATCAAGGCGCAGGACGCCGAACTCATCGGTATCAGCGTGGACAATCTGCCGAGCCAGATTTCATGGATCAACGCCATGGGTGGGCTCGATTTTACGGTGCTGTCCGATTTCTGGCCGCATGGCGCGACCGCTTCACAATTCGGCGTTTTAAGGCACGATGGTATGGCCGAACGTGCCCTGTTCGTCATTGACAAACAGGGTGTCATTCGCTTCATCGATGTGCATGATATCAACAAACGTCCCGATCTCGGTGCCTTGATAGGGGCGCTTGAGAAAGTGAACCAATAA
- a CDS encoding peroxiredoxin family protein: MKRLALSFMALLLMATPVLAADIFPDLELKGGISADAAAYLGVSGSQIKVSSIQADYLFVEIYSMYCPICQRDAPRVNTLFQEVAAAGRDNVKFIGVAAGNTNFEVNFYRKKFSVLFPLFEDENFSCHKAVGGVGTPSFYLVDLKAGRQILFFQEGAIKDEAAMLKMILDTTAP; the protein is encoded by the coding sequence ATGAAACGTTTGGCACTGTCCTTCATGGCTCTGCTGCTTATGGCAACACCTGTTCTGGCTGCCGATATCTTTCCTGACCTGGAACTCAAGGGCGGCATTTCTGCTGATGCTGCCGCGTACCTGGGAGTCTCCGGTTCACAGATCAAGGTGTCCTCCATTCAGGCGGACTATCTCTTTGTGGAGATCTACTCCATGTATTGTCCCATCTGTCAGCGGGATGCTCCCAGAGTGAATACTCTGTTTCAGGAAGTGGCCGCAGCAGGGCGGGACAATGTGAAGTTCATCGGCGTGGCCGCGGGCAACACCAATTTCGAGGTCAACTTCTACAGGAAGAAGTTCTCCGTGTTGTTCCCGTTATTTGAAGATGAAAATTTTTCCTGCCACAAGGCTGTTGGCGGTGTGGGGACACCCTCCTTCTACCTGGTGGATCTCAAGGCTGGGCGTCAGATTCTCTTTTTCCAGGAAGGAGCGATCAAGGATGAGGCCGCCATGCTCAAGATGATCCTGGATACAACCGCACCCTAG
- a CDS encoding ATP-binding protein yields the protein MSIREQFTTRFALIGLREKLLFSMLAAVLFISVAIALISRYILVSSLTHELEMRGYAIAHSVAERGGSHILDNDVPQLLTLIFDEAKLRQRKHLVAYIFIENQQGQILAHTLISKLPDTIRTNTIPKGKHDSIKLVRLNGEPIYDLAAAINEGLYRIGTVHVGLNKGHIDSLVGKLRVAFLGFISAVIIITVVLSSWLSKYITKPVSDLTRLSDEISRGNFDIPLQSGADGAWDASKCPAFTNTDLPCWHFDQSKSGEAPAGTHRKCADCAFYRKHKGDEVVQLSDSFRNMVWSIKLYRRRLRESEEKYRSLFDSGPDPIFVVDCDTGEIRDANPRTEELYGYSKKELIGMKFVDLGPEHNPGCMTYFSEGGGGCVYFPKLLHYKNNSDPFFVNMHACPISYRGRHAIIIAVTDITELIEKDAQLIQAGKMKSLGEMSAGVAHEINQPLNAIKMGSDFLAMAEKENLDVPKAHYLQVVEDISTQVDRAAEIINTLRSFGRRSDLIEEKVDLNQPIKAVLSMIRRQFELDNIRFELDLKTGLPPVLAQSNRLQQVVFNLVTNARDAVNDRSSPQDMETERRISIRTGAANNRVFCEVEDTGCGINEADRQKIFEPFYTTKSVGQGMGLGLAITYGIVKDYHGEIRIQSVMNKGTIFRMEFPAAKVRGGSKA from the coding sequence ATGAGTATACGGGAGCAATTCACCACCCGCTTCGCCCTGATCGGCCTCCGCGAAAAACTGCTGTTCTCCATGTTGGCAGCGGTCCTTTTCATATCCGTGGCCATCGCCCTCATCTCCAGATACATCCTGGTCAGCTCGCTCACCCATGAACTGGAAATGCGCGGGTATGCCATTGCTCACTCCGTGGCGGAACGCGGCGGCTCACACATTCTGGATAACGACGTTCCCCAGCTCCTGACACTCATCTTCGACGAGGCAAAACTGAGGCAGCGCAAGCACCTGGTAGCCTATATATTCATCGAAAACCAGCAGGGCCAGATACTGGCGCATACGCTGATCAGCAAACTGCCGGATACCATTCGCACCAACACCATTCCCAAGGGCAAGCACGATTCCATCAAACTGGTCCGGCTCAATGGCGAACCCATATATGACCTGGCTGCCGCCATCAACGAGGGGCTGTATCGCATCGGAACCGTGCATGTCGGCCTGAACAAGGGCCACATCGATTCCCTTGTCGGCAAACTGCGCGTGGCGTTTCTCGGCTTCATCTCGGCCGTGATCATCATCACGGTTGTGCTCAGCTCCTGGCTCTCCAAGTACATCACCAAACCGGTGTCCGACTTGACCCGGTTGTCCGATGAAATCAGCCGAGGCAACTTTGACATCCCACTCCAAAGCGGCGCGGACGGCGCCTGGGACGCCTCCAAATGCCCGGCGTTCACCAACACGGACCTCCCCTGCTGGCATTTCGACCAATCCAAAAGCGGAGAAGCCCCTGCCGGAACCCACCGCAAATGCGCAGACTGCGCCTTTTATCGCAAACACAAAGGCGACGAGGTGGTGCAGCTCAGTGATTCGTTCCGCAACATGGTCTGGTCCATCAAGCTCTACCGCCGCAGATTGCGCGAATCCGAGGAAAAATACCGGTCCCTTTTCGACTCCGGCCCGGACCCCATCTTTGTCGTGGACTGCGACACCGGCGAAATCCGTGACGCCAACCCGCGCACCGAGGAATTGTACGGTTATTCGAAAAAAGAACTTATCGGCATGAAATTCGTTGACCTCGGCCCAGAGCACAATCCCGGCTGCATGACCTATTTCTCCGAAGGTGGAGGTGGATGCGTCTACTTCCCCAAGCTGCTCCACTACAAGAACAACAGTGATCCGTTCTTCGTGAACATGCATGCCTGCCCCATATCCTACCGGGGCCGACACGCCATTATCATTGCCGTGACCGATATCACCGAGCTCATAGAAAAAGACGCCCAGCTCATCCAGGCAGGCAAGATGAAATCCCTTGGCGAAATGAGCGCGGGTGTGGCCCACGAGATCAATCAGCCCCTCAATGCCATCAAAATGGGCAGCGACTTTCTCGCCATGGCCGAAAAAGAAAATCTGGACGTACCCAAGGCGCACTATCTGCAGGTGGTCGAGGATATTTCAACCCAGGTTGATCGCGCAGCCGAGATCATCAACACCCTGCGTTCCTTTGGCCGCAGGTCCGACCTCATAGAAGAAAAAGTCGACCTCAACCAACCCATAAAAGCTGTCCTGTCCATGATCCGACGACAATTCGAGCTGGACAACATCCGTTTCGAACTCGATCTCAAAACAGGGCTGCCCCCGGTACTGGCCCAGTCAAACCGCTTGCAGCAGGTGGTCTTCAATCTGGTGACCAATGCCAGGGATGCCGTCAATGACCGTTCGTCACCACAGGATATGGAGACTGAACGACGCATTTCCATCCGCACCGGGGCCGCGAACAATCGCGTCTTCTGCGAAGTGGAAGACACCGGCTGCGGCATCAACGAGGCTGATAGACAAAAGATTTTTGAACCATTTTACACCACCAAAAGTGTTGGACAGGGCATGGGTCTCGGCCTGGCCATTACCTATGGAATAGTCAAGGACTACCACGGTGAAATCCGTATTCAGTCCGTTATGAATAAAGGCACGATCTTCCGCATGGAATTTCCGGCTGCCAAAGTGCGAGGAGGCTCCAAAGCATGA
- a CDS encoding sugar ABC transporter permease, with protein sequence MDSQTQETKVSLFERLSADLEIDTRMLAMIGALLVIWLTLNYMTGGIFFTARNLYNLAVQTSVVGIMATGMVLVIVARHIDLSVGSVMGFTGMVIAFLQVHVFTLGAAWNWPTTVVCGLLLGGLIGLWQGWWIAFRGVPAFVVTLGGLLVFRGAAYLVTDGRTIAPMDKTYQLLGGGIHGSIGATGSWIFGAICVAILLFRVCRNRTKRIKFGCKPKPIWADLLTLAVGIGLICGFVLIMNSYYKPRTEIPRGIPIPVLILIGVVAIMTLLAKVTKFGRYVFAIGGNPEAAELSGINVQRVTMYIFGVMGVLCGVAAVITTARLNAGANSMGMMAELNVIAAAVIGGTSLAGGLGSIAGAILGALIMQSLESGMVLLGVSSAMRQVVIGMVLIVAVWFDVVYNKNRR encoded by the coding sequence ATGGATTCCCAAACGCAAGAGACCAAAGTCTCGCTGTTTGAGCGACTGAGCGCAGACCTGGAGATCGACACCCGCATGCTCGCCATGATCGGAGCGTTGCTCGTCATCTGGCTCACGCTCAACTACATGACCGGCGGCATCTTTTTCACGGCGCGCAACCTGTACAACCTGGCCGTACAGACCAGCGTGGTCGGCATCATGGCGACAGGCATGGTGCTCGTCATCGTGGCCCGTCATATCGACCTTTCCGTTGGCTCCGTCATGGGCTTTACCGGCATGGTCATCGCCTTCCTGCAAGTACATGTCTTTACGCTGGGCGCGGCCTGGAACTGGCCGACGACCGTTGTCTGCGGCCTGCTGCTCGGCGGCCTGATCGGATTGTGGCAGGGCTGGTGGATCGCCTTTCGCGGCGTCCCGGCATTCGTTGTCACGCTCGGTGGCCTGCTCGTCTTCCGCGGTGCGGCCTACCTCGTTACGGACGGACGGACCATCGCGCCCATGGACAAGACGTACCAGCTCCTCGGCGGCGGCATCCACGGCTCCATCGGTGCCACAGGAAGCTGGATATTCGGCGCCATCTGCGTGGCGATCCTGCTCTTTCGCGTATGCCGGAATCGGACGAAACGGATCAAATTCGGGTGTAAACCCAAGCCCATATGGGCGGATCTACTGACCCTGGCCGTGGGCATAGGCCTGATCTGCGGCTTTGTCCTGATCATGAATTCCTATTACAAGCCGCGCACCGAAATTCCTCGCGGCATCCCCATTCCGGTACTTATTCTCATCGGCGTCGTGGCGATCATGACCCTGCTCGCCAAGGTCACCAAATTCGGTCGCTATGTGTTTGCCATCGGCGGCAATCCGGAGGCGGCGGAGTTGTCCGGCATCAATGTGCAACGGGTGACCATGTATATCTTTGGCGTCATGGGCGTGCTGTGCGGCGTGGCCGCGGTCATCACCACGGCGCGACTCAATGCAGGGGCCAACTCCATGGGCATGATGGCGGAACTCAACGTCATCGCGGCGGCTGTCATCGGCGGCACATCGCTGGCCGGTGGGCTGGGGTCCATTGCCGGGGCCATCCTCGGCGCGTTGATCATGCAGTCCCTGGAATCAGGCATGGTCCTGCTCGGCGTTTCATCCGC
- a CDS encoding ROK family transcriptional regulator, whose product MIKVANRDFTRAVNQFNILNRIREAGRISRVEIAEQTGQSRASVTNITAAMIEQGLIREEQSGDKPSRGRRRIMLALNPDAAFVVGVKISELQVSFAVVDFIGDVKSSLIMPIRVSERSEEIVADFIEDGVRHCVKDAKLNMEDIAGCGVAVSGFVDSASGTCLWTPLKEGQSLIRQLLAERLNMDVFLENDANSVTVAAQWFGQGKGVDDFLVVTMEHGVGMGIVVNGNMYRGHNGIGAEFGHVVMVPDGEPCRCGKNGCIESYVSDGAILRRSRAFLSRRRGEKPDLDQLTIEDVTAMAKNGDAGLKKIFREAGTILGQGISGLIQIFNPQKVIIMGEGVRAGDLVYAPMRRAVKKFVNAELYEATEILLQEWHDDDWARGAAGFVLSELYKSPLDCIRRAK is encoded by the coding sequence ATGATCAAAGTTGCGAATCGTGATTTCACCCGAGCCGTAAATCAATTCAATATATTGAACAGGATACGTGAAGCCGGACGTATTTCTCGTGTGGAAATTGCGGAACAGACCGGTCAGAGTCGCGCCTCGGTGACCAATATCACTGCAGCCATGATCGAGCAGGGGCTTATTCGTGAAGAACAGTCCGGGGACAAGCCGTCCAGAGGACGTCGGCGGATCATGCTCGCCCTCAACCCGGATGCCGCTTTTGTCGTCGGGGTCAAGATATCCGAGCTTCAGGTCAGTTTCGCTGTTGTCGATTTCATTGGCGATGTGAAATCTTCATTGATCATGCCCATCCGGGTCAGTGAGCGCAGTGAGGAGATCGTGGCGGACTTTATCGAAGACGGCGTGCGTCATTGCGTGAAGGATGCCAAGCTGAATATGGAAGACATCGCCGGATGCGGCGTGGCGGTGTCGGGTTTCGTGGATTCGGCCAGCGGCACCTGTCTGTGGACGCCCCTCAAGGAAGGACAAAGCCTGATACGGCAATTGTTGGCTGAACGGTTGAACATGGATGTTTTTCTGGAGAACGACGCCAACTCGGTGACCGTGGCCGCGCAGTGGTTCGGCCAGGGCAAGGGTGTTGATGATTTTCTGGTGGTGACCATGGAGCACGGTGTCGGCATGGGCATTGTCGTGAACGGCAACATGTATCGAGGGCATAATGGAATTGGCGCGGAATTCGGCCATGTTGTCATGGTGCCGGACGGCGAGCCGTGTCGGTGCGGCAAAAACGGCTGTATCGAGTCCTATGTGAGTGATGGTGCGATACTTAGGCGATCACGAGCGTTTCTTTCCAGACGACGGGGGGAGAAACCGGATCTGGATCAGTTGACCATTGAAGATGTGACCGCCATGGCAAAAAACGGCGACGCCGGACTGAAAAAAATCTTTCGCGAGGCCGGGACGATCCTCGGGCAGGGTATTTCCGGGCTGATTCAGATTTTCAATCCGCAGAAAGTCATCATCATGGGCGAAGGCGTCCGTGCCGGTGATCTCGTGTATGCGCCCATGCGGCGAGCCGTGAAGAAATTCGTCAACGCCGAACTGTACGAGGCAACGGAGATACTCCTTCAGGAATGGCATGACGACGATTGGGCGCGTGGTGCGGCCGGGTTTGTCCTGAGTGAATTGTACAAGTCGCCACTGGACTGTATTCGTCGGGCAAAATAG
- the xylF gene encoding D-xylose ABC transporter substrate-binding protein — MLKKLIVMAVAALVILAFGANAMAKDLIVGVSWSNFQEERWKTDEAAIKAQLEKMGAKYIMADAQASAEKQIADVENLLARGADALIILAWDSDAVMPAIAKAEAEGIPVVGYDRLIEKEGVFYLTFDNKEVGRMQARAVLAVKPEGNYAFIKGAPTDPNAEFLYEGQLEVLDAAIKAGKIKNVAAQGTDGWKPEVAQRNMEQILTANDNKIDAVVASNDGTAGGVVAALTAQGMEGITPVSGQDGDHAALNRVARGTQTVSVWKDARALGSAAAKIAVELAQGKTPQGTIKWSGGAKGIEMDAILLAPVPVTKANLNVVVEAGWIKKEVLCQGVEGQCP; from the coding sequence ATGTTGAAAAAACTTATTGTCATGGCAGTGGCTGCCTTGGTGATCCTGGCCTTTGGTGCGAACGCCATGGCCAAGGATCTGATCGTCGGCGTTTCCTGGTCCAACTTCCAGGAAGAGCGTTGGAAAACAGATGAAGCGGCCATCAAGGCCCAGCTTGAAAAAATGGGCGCCAAGTACATCATGGCAGATGCTCAGGCTTCCGCTGAAAAGCAGATCGCCGATGTCGAGAACCTGCTCGCTCGCGGCGCCGATGCCCTGATCATCCTTGCTTGGGACTCTGACGCTGTCATGCCCGCCATTGCCAAGGCCGAAGCCGAAGGCATCCCCGTTGTCGGTTATGACCGTCTCATCGAAAAAGAAGGCGTCTTCTACCTGACATTTGACAACAAGGAAGTCGGCCGCATGCAGGCCCGCGCAGTTTTAGCCGTCAAGCCCGAAGGCAACTATGCCTTTATCAAGGGCGCACCTACCGACCCCAATGCCGAATTTCTGTATGAAGGACAGCTTGAAGTGCTGGACGCCGCCATCAAGGCCGGCAAGATCAAGAACGTCGCCGCACAGGGCACTGATGGCTGGAAGCCGGAAGTGGCCCAGCGCAACATGGAACAGATTCTGACCGCCAATGACAACAAGATCGACGCTGTTGTCGCTTCCAACGACGGTACTGCCGGTGGCGTTGTCGCCGCCCTTACCGCTCAGGGCATGGAAGGCATCACCCCGGTTTCCGGCCAGGACGGCGACCATGCCGCGCTGAACCGCGTTGCTCGCGGAACCCAGACCGTCTCCGTCTGGAAGGACGCCCGCGCACTGGGTTCTGCCGCAGCCAAGATCGCTGTCGAACTGGCTCAGGGCAAGACCCCGCAGGGCACTATCAAGTGGTCCGGCGGCGCCAAGGGCATTGAAATGGATGCCATTCTGCTGGCCCCGGTACCCGTGACCAAGGCCAACCTGAACGTGGTTGTCGAAGCTGGCTGGATCAAGAAAGAGGTCCTGTGTCAGGGTGTTGAAGGCCAATGCCCCTAA
- the xylA gene encoding xylose isomerase, whose protein sequence is MNEFFPKVKKIEFEGRDSTNPLAFKFYDESRVVAGKTMKEYLRFAVCYWHTFKSQGGDPFGAPTFERDWNQGTPMEVAEKTLAANFEFITKLGAPYYCFHDRDISPEGETFSESCSNLETIVGKAKGYQEDTGVQLLWGTANLFSHPRYMHGAASNPDPHVVACCAMQVRQAIAATQELGGQNYVFWGGREGYETLLNTDMKRERAQMAAFFHMCVDYAKKIGFTGQFLIEPKPKEPTKHQYDYDSSSVLSFLREFDLIDHFKLNIEANHATLAGHSFAHDLAVAAEAGKLGSIDANTGDPLLGWDTDQFPTDINDVTRAMLVIIEAGGLGSGGLNFDAKLRRGSIDTEDMFHAHIGGMDTFARGLLTAQALIEDGRINEFKANRYAGWDTGFGKSMLDGNETLESMEAKAMELGEPKRVSGKQEMLENILINAI, encoded by the coding sequence ATGAATGAATTTTTCCCCAAAGTGAAGAAGATCGAGTTTGAAGGCAGGGATTCCACCAATCCGTTGGCGTTCAAGTTTTATGATGAAAGCCGGGTCGTGGCCGGCAAGACCATGAAAGAGTATCTTCGATTCGCGGTCTGCTACTGGCACACGTTCAAATCTCAGGGAGGCGATCCCTTTGGCGCTCCGACCTTTGAGCGGGACTGGAATCAGGGCACTCCCATGGAAGTGGCCGAGAAGACGCTGGCCGCCAACTTCGAGTTCATCACCAAGCTCGGTGCGCCGTATTATTGTTTTCACGACCGCGACATCTCGCCCGAGGGCGAAACCTTCAGCGAGTCCTGTTCCAATCTGGAAACCATTGTGGGCAAGGCCAAGGGGTATCAGGAGGACACAGGCGTGCAGTTGTTGTGGGGCACGGCCAACCTGTTCAGTCATCCCCGGTACATGCATGGTGCTGCCTCCAACCCGGACCCGCATGTCGTGGCCTGTTGTGCCATGCAGGTCCGTCAGGCCATTGCCGCAACACAGGAACTCGGCGGGCAGAACTATGTTTTCTGGGGTGGGCGTGAAGGGTACGAAACCCTGCTCAACACGGACATGAAGCGGGAACGCGCCCAGATGGCCGCATTCTTCCACATGTGCGTGGACTACGCCAAAAAGATCGGTTTCACGGGCCAGTTTCTCATTGAACCCAAGCCCAAGGAACCTACCAAGCACCAGTATGATTACGATTCCTCCTCAGTGCTTTCCTTTCTGCGCGAATTTGATCTGATCGATCATTTCAAGCTCAATATCGAGGCCAACCATGCCACGCTGGCCGGTCATTCCTTTGCCCATGATCTGGCCGTGGCTGCCGAGGCGGGCAAGCTCGGCTCCATTGACGCCAACACCGGCGACCCCTTGCTGGGCTGGGATACAGACCAGTTCCCCACTGATATCAACGACGTCACCCGGGCAATGCTGGTGATCATCGAGGCTGGCGGACTTGGTTCCGGCGGGCTGAACTTCGACGCCAAACTGCGTCGGGGGTCCATTGACACCGAAGACATGTTCCACGCCCATATCGGCGGCATGGACACCTTTGCCCGCGGACTGCTGACGGCACAGGCGCTTATCGAAGATGGACGTATCAACGAATTCAAGGCCAACCGCTATGCCGGTTGGGACACGGGATTCGGCAAGTCCATGCTCGACGGCAACGAGACCCTGGAATCCATGGAGGCCAAGGCCATGGAGCTGGGCGAACCAAAGCGCGTTTCCGGCAAGCAGGAGATGTTGGAGAATATTCTCATCAACGCCATTTAG
- a CDS encoding response regulator gives MIQKVLIIDDEQPTLRMFTLLLQAYGYEVLTAENGQEGVNLYDAERPDLVLTDIKMPVMDGIEALKEIKKISPHAEVIVITGHGDMDLALQALNLDATDFINKPLQREALELALKRTDERLAIARSEEEQIEFEEQDNTAIIGVRGNVTATTIPHLSETFEKAKALGKDVILIDFEKNASLNGAGITGLTDLLQQDQNQNVRVILSGLSSNFKAVLASVGITKLAELFDTVEEALAAQ, from the coding sequence ATGATACAAAAAGTACTCATCATTGACGATGAACAACCCACTCTGAGAATGTTTACCCTGCTGTTGCAGGCATATGGCTACGAAGTCCTGACTGCCGAGAATGGTCAGGAAGGCGTCAATCTCTATGACGCCGAACGCCCCGATCTGGTACTCACTGACATCAAGATGCCTGTCATGGATGGCATTGAGGCACTCAAGGAGATCAAGAAGATCAGTCCGCATGCGGAGGTTATCGTCATCACGGGACATGGCGACATGGACCTTGCCCTCCAGGCGCTCAACCTGGACGCCACGGACTTCATCAACAAGCCGCTCCAACGCGAAGCACTGGAGCTCGCCCTCAAACGGACAGATGAACGGCTGGCCATTGCCAGAAGTGAAGAGGAACAGATCGAATTTGAAGAACAGGACAATACGGCCATTATCGGAGTGCGCGGCAATGTCACGGCGACAACCATACCCCACCTTTCCGAAACATTCGAAAAGGCCAAGGCCCTTGGGAAAGACGTCATTCTCATCGATTTCGAGAAGAACGCCTCGCTGAACGGAGCCGGTATCACCGGTCTCACAGACCTGCTTCAGCAGGATCAAAACCAGAATGTTCGGGTCATCCTTTCGGGGTTGTCATCCAATTTCAAAGCCGTGCTGGCGAGTGTGGGCATTACCAAGCTGGCCGAGCTTTTCGACACTGTCGAAGAAGCCCTGGCCGCTCAGTAA